A stretch of the Thermodesulfobacteriota bacterium genome encodes the following:
- a CDS encoding PEP/pyruvate-binding domain-containing protein translates to MLPFLKKIFFRVVPPRKQRFVFNVEELRSTFKARYHSFKLLLNANNKALEIMADIEQFLGGERPFGMSFIRTNCTALSVNVFRIIQNLNELAPDKYLELYNRFRDIEGSINQILSRRRLPKGDRLVISLREINTEMADEVGNKMAGLGEVKNRLHLPTPEGFVITALAYQRFFIHNDLQTEIDRRLQSSSTEQIDHLYALSADIQQLIIRSTIPPDLEQAIMGAYRDMEQQIRDGITVSLRSSALAEDSAGTSFAGQYRSELNVSAENIMQAYKEVVASKYSLQAMAYRLNRGIRDEDIDMCVGCMVMIDALSGGVTYSRNPLDMRDGSIFINSVWGLPKSVVDGSGASDLFVVSRNNMAVVKKEIRNKEYRFVCYPEEGVCRLDLAGDKASSPSLTDDHVLELARIAMKIEEYYGFPQDIEWGISHDGSIYILQSRPLKQFDTEGMNSGKTEEPLEAGSVIIAGGITASAGVASGPVFVLKKDMDALQFPEGAVMVTPRPLPRWAALLSRAKAVVTEEGSFAGHLATVAREFNVPALFGIPGATDKLRNGDLITIDAEGRKIYKGSIESLLIQSKYKKRFMEGSPVYGILKEVSRHIVPLNLLDPDAPDFKPQKCQTLHDITRFSHEKAVWEMFSFGKEHHFSERASKQLLTDVPMQFWVIDLDDGFRDETKGKHVKLENISSVPMLALWEGITAIPWRGPPPVNAKGFMSILHQATTNPALDPSTRSSYAIRNYFMISKNFCSLHSRFGFHFSIVEALVSERAIENYISFQFKGGAADYKRRVRRALFVGHILEEFGFRIEAKEDAIFSRVEGQEEYFMKERLRIIGYLIIHTRQLDMIMLDDASISSQREKIMNDLYSIIKDLSG, encoded by the coding sequence GTGCTTCCTTTCCTGAAAAAGATTTTTTTTAGGGTAGTACCCCCACGGAAACAACGTTTTGTCTTTAACGTTGAGGAACTTCGTTCCACCTTCAAGGCACGTTACCATAGTTTCAAGCTCCTTCTCAACGCCAATAACAAGGCACTGGAGATAATGGCTGATATAGAACAGTTCCTTGGGGGGGAGCGCCCTTTTGGCATGTCCTTTATAAGGACAAACTGTACAGCTTTATCTGTCAACGTCTTCCGTATCATCCAGAATCTTAATGAACTCGCCCCTGATAAGTATCTGGAATTGTACAACAGATTCAGGGATATTGAGGGGTCCATCAATCAGATACTTTCCAGGAGAAGACTGCCAAAAGGGGATAGGCTTGTTATTTCACTTCGGGAAATCAATACGGAGATGGCAGATGAGGTAGGAAACAAGATGGCCGGACTGGGGGAGGTAAAAAACCGTCTTCATCTTCCTACACCGGAAGGCTTTGTGATCACAGCCCTTGCCTATCAGAGGTTTTTCATCCATAACGACCTTCAGACAGAGATTGACCGTCGCCTTCAGTCTTCCAGCACGGAGCAGATCGATCATCTATATGCCCTCAGCGCTGACATCCAGCAACTTATCATACGGTCAACTATCCCTCCCGACCTTGAACAGGCAATCATGGGGGCTTACAGAGACATGGAGCAGCAGATCAGGGATGGGATAACGGTATCTCTGCGAAGCAGTGCCCTAGCAGAGGATTCTGCTGGAACATCTTTTGCCGGACAGTATCGTTCCGAACTGAACGTGAGCGCCGAAAATATCATGCAGGCATACAAAGAAGTCGTAGCAAGCAAATACAGTCTGCAAGCTATGGCTTACAGATTGAACAGAGGAATACGCGATGAAGATATTGACATGTGTGTGGGTTGTATGGTTATGATTGATGCGCTGTCTGGCGGAGTCACCTACTCCCGTAATCCGCTGGATATGAGAGATGGTTCGATTTTCATAAACTCAGTCTGGGGGCTTCCAAAATCCGTGGTTGACGGCAGCGGGGCATCTGACCTGTTTGTTGTCTCAAGGAACAACATGGCTGTGGTAAAAAAAGAGATCAGGAACAAGGAATACAGGTTTGTCTGTTACCCTGAAGAAGGGGTATGCCGTCTGGATCTTGCGGGAGATAAAGCCTCTTCCCCTTCCCTTACGGATGACCATGTTCTTGAGCTTGCCCGGATCGCGATGAAAATAGAAGAATACTATGGTTTCCCTCAGGACATTGAGTGGGGTATCTCCCATGATGGTTCCATATATATCCTGCAATCCAGGCCGCTTAAACAGTTTGATACAGAAGGAATGAATTCTGGAAAAACAGAGGAACCATTAGAGGCAGGATCTGTAATCATCGCAGGGGGGATAACAGCCTCTGCTGGTGTAGCTTCGGGTCCCGTTTTTGTACTGAAGAAGGATATGGACGCCCTCCAATTCCCTGAAGGGGCTGTCATGGTTACTCCTCGGCCTCTGCCCAGATGGGCTGCTTTACTGAGTCGTGCCAAAGCGGTAGTTACCGAGGAGGGAAGTTTTGCCGGCCATCTGGCAACCGTGGCAAGGGAATTTAATGTCCCGGCATTGTTTGGTATCCCTGGGGCAACCGATAAACTGAGGAATGGCGATCTGATAACGATAGATGCAGAGGGACGGAAAATCTATAAGGGCTCTATTGAATCCCTGTTAATACAGTCGAAGTATAAAAAAAGGTTTATGGAAGGCAGTCCTGTTTATGGTATACTCAAAGAGGTGAGCCGGCATATCGTTCCCTTAAACCTTCTCGATCCGGATGCCCCGGATTTCAAACCGCAAAAGTGCCAGACCCTCCATGATATTACCCGCTTTTCACATGAAAAGGCGGTTTGGGAGATGTTCAGCTTCGGCAAGGAACATCATTTTTCAGAGCGTGCCAGCAAACAACTACTAACTGACGTACCCATGCAGTTCTGGGTCATTGATTTAGACGACGGTTTCAGGGATGAAACAAAGGGAAAGCATGTTAAACTGGAAAACATCTCATCTGTCCCCATGCTCGCCCTATGGGAGGGAATTACCGCCATACCATGGCGGGGACCACCGCCGGTTAATGCAAAGGGATTTATGTCAATTCTACATCAGGCGACTACCAATCCTGCACTTGATCCATCCACCCGTTCTTCGTATGCAATCCGGAATTATTTTATGATCTCAAAGAATTTTTGCAGTCTCCATTCAAGGTTTGGCTTCCATTTCTCCATTGTGGAGGCTTTGGTTAGTGAAAGAGCCATTGAAAATTATATCAGTTTCCAGTTCAAGGGGGGAGCTGCTGACTATAAGAGAAGGGTCAGGCGGGCACTTTTTGTCGGCCATATCCTTGAGGAATTTGGTTTTCGTATAGAGGCCAAGGAAGATGCAATTTTTTCCCGCGTGGAGGGACAAGAAGAATACTTTA
- a CDS encoding TSUP family transporter, with protein MRKLYQMLLMGAKAHAKWEYEVSMNILTSKKRRWILGLMLLPIILGSIALASSDLPPILGGKEAYSPAFYTTFVFVVSILIGVCAGLITGAIGAGGGFIITPALMSAGIKGILAVGTDLFHIFAKAIMGTVVHKKLGNVSTGLAIAFLVGSVVGVTGGGVINRTLYEKNPVLSDTFISVVYVLLLGFLGTYALIDFFRLRKMEGEVGAHVGESPHGAEMASGEKGLPARLQSARIPPFITFDQDLTPGGKKISAVFVAICGAIVGFAAAIMGVGGGFLTFPMFVYILGVSSFTTVGTDILQIIFTAGYAAIVQYAVYGFVFYTLAMGMLLGSLVGIQLGALTTTVVKGIYIRAFYAVAVIAGFVNRLFALPGKLREMEIIDISKAMAATLTTIGNWLFFIAVGIFAIWVIGKFFSNIKVLRGEV; from the coding sequence ATGAGAAAATTGTATCAAATGCTTTTGATGGGCGCAAAGGCACATGCAAAGTGGGAGTATGAAGTCTCTATGAATATATTGACAAGCAAGAAGAGGCGATGGATACTGGGTTTGATGTTATTACCAATTATTTTAGGATCGATCGCCCTGGCATCTTCTGACCTCCCGCCAATCCTGGGCGGAAAGGAGGCTTATAGCCCTGCCTTCTATACTACATTCGTTTTTGTGGTTTCCATACTCATCGGTGTCTGTGCAGGGTTAATTACCGGTGCTATCGGGGCAGGCGGCGGTTTCATCATCACGCCTGCGCTCATGAGTGCCGGGATAAAAGGCATCCTTGCCGTGGGTACCGATCTCTTTCACATCTTCGCCAAGGCTATTATGGGAACGGTCGTTCATAAAAAACTGGGTAATGTCTCGACCGGCCTGGCTATCGCCTTTTTGGTCGGATCAGTCGTAGGGGTTACCGGTGGCGGGGTAATCAACAGGACACTTTATGAAAAAAACCCTGTCTTAAGTGACACCTTCATCAGTGTTGTTTATGTCCTCTTATTAGGGTTTTTAGGTACCTATGCCTTGATAGATTTTTTCCGACTCAGGAAGATGGAGGGAGAAGTTGGAGCTCATGTGGGAGAAAGTCCCCACGGTGCCGAGATGGCATCCGGGGAAAAAGGCCTTCCCGCCAGGTTGCAATCTGCCAGGATTCCTCCTTTTATTACCTTTGATCAGGACCTGACCCCTGGCGGCAAGAAGATTTCTGCGGTTTTTGTGGCTATCTGCGGGGCCATTGTCGGTTTCGCTGCGGCAATAATGGGGGTAGGCGGAGGCTTTCTGACCTTTCCCATGTTTGTTTACATCCTCGGTGTTTCTTCTTTTACTACAGTTGGGACAGATATTCTGCAGATCATATTTACCGCCGGCTACGCCGCCATTGTACAATACGCTGTCTACGGCTTCGTTTTCTATACCCTGGCCATGGGAATGCTCCTCGGCTCCCTGGTGGGGATTCAGCTCGGAGCACTCACCACCACGGTTGTCAAAGGAATCTATATCAGGGCTTTTTATGCCGTAGCCGTTATAGCCGGTTTTGTCAACAGGCTGTTTGCCCTGCCCGGTAAACTCAGGGAGATGGAAATCATTGACATCTCCAAGGCTATGGCAGCAACTCTGACCACTATCGGTAACTGGCTCTTTTTTATTGCCGTGGGGATCTTCGCGATCTGGGTAATCGGAAAGTTTTTCAGCAACATTAAGGTCTTGAGAGGGGAGGTATAG
- a CDS encoding DUF4881 domain-containing protein: protein MIKKLSLFTILTVLSSVFIFACGELGKVDQGRVIEFDKEKGTVTIVRDKKANSKNPDYSYLPPVIYEIPKDPKEMGQEPKTGKRMKLDTGNSQIVIFDMATQNFKTITYKLVEQKENIGKEDPLVYDRAADKPKNFPVIDREKKTITIYSKRQKVLTTLSLPTEYFTLPDNTWDSGDEVRIYYKEEGKARRFMNVSKTDIFKK from the coding sequence ATGATAAAGAAACTTAGCCTGTTTACAATACTAACTGTCTTGTCTTCTGTTTTTATTTTCGCCTGCGGGGAATTGGGTAAGGTAGACCAGGGCAGGGTTATCGAATTTGATAAAGAGAAAGGTACGGTCACTATTGTCAGGGATAAGAAGGCCAACTCTAAGAACCCTGACTACAGTTATCTGCCACCTGTTATTTATGAGATACCAAAGGATCCGAAGGAAATGGGGCAAGAACCGAAGACAGGGAAACGGATGAAGCTCGATACCGGGAACAGCCAGATAGTCATATTTGATATGGCCACACAGAACTTCAAGACGATAACTTATAAGCTGGTCGAGCAGAAAGAAAATATAGGAAAAGAGGACCCATTGGTCTATGATAGGGCGGCAGATAAACCCAAGAATTTTCCCGTGATAGACAGAGAAAAGAAGACCATTACCATCTATTCAAAGAGACAAAAGGTTCTCACCACCCTCTCTCTGCCTACTGAATACTTTACTCTTCCGGATAATACCTGGGATAGCGGTGATGAAGTCCGTATCTACTATAAGGAAGAGGGAAAAGCCAGGAGGTTTATGAACGTCAGCAAGACCGACATTTTTAAGAAATAA
- a CDS encoding sulfite exporter TauE/SafE family protein, with product MDWLYVLMPISGVTVFWPGLVILGVGVGIIGGFFGMGGAWMVTPGLNILGFPMAFAIGTDIAHMAGKSLISTMRHGRFGNVDYRLGFIMLIGTVVGFEVGAQMIMWLERLGKVELYVRWMYVVLLILIAWMIFSDVVKKRKKEREARAAGMDVEKLATGIEWHKTLHKIKIPPVIHFKAAGFYCSAWLPIFVSFLTGWLAGILGIGGGLIRMPALIYFIGCPTHIAVGTDLFEVMISGLYGAATYTYKGRTELLAALIMLVGAAVGAQIGTVATKYIKGYGIRIAFGVAVIGCCISIIMKLIPRYIAGTKVAMDITSTVLILGLVGALSLYIFIKMLQGAREEIAVRKGKT from the coding sequence ATGGACTGGTTGTATGTTTTAATGCCCATTTCGGGGGTTACAGTATTCTGGCCTGGTCTGGTTATCCTTGGAGTAGGAGTCGGAATAATTGGTGGTTTCTTTGGCATGGGTGGCGCCTGGATGGTTACACCGGGGCTTAACATCCTTGGTTTTCCCATGGCTTTTGCGATCGGGACAGATATCGCCCACATGGCGGGAAAGTCCCTAATTTCTACCATGCGGCATGGCAGGTTCGGAAATGTAGACTACCGGCTGGGGTTTATTATGCTTATCGGCACCGTGGTCGGGTTTGAGGTAGGTGCACAGATGATTATGTGGCTGGAACGCCTCGGTAAAGTAGAATTGTATGTCCGCTGGATGTATGTTGTACTCCTTATCCTCATCGCATGGATGATCTTTTCTGACGTGGTAAAGAAAAGAAAAAAGGAAAGGGAGGCAAGGGCAGCAGGTATGGATGTGGAGAAACTGGCCACAGGTATTGAATGGCACAAGACCCTCCACAAGATCAAGATCCCTCCTGTGATACATTTTAAAGCGGCAGGATTTTACTGCTCTGCATGGTTACCCATCTTTGTCAGCTTTCTTACCGGCTGGCTGGCAGGTATCCTTGGTATCGGCGGGGGGCTCATTCGTATGCCGGCACTTATCTATTTTATCGGTTGTCCAACACACATAGCTGTGGGGACAGACCTCTTTGAGGTTATGATATCAGGTCTTTACGGAGCTGCCACATATACTTATAAGGGCAGGACAGAGCTCCTTGCGGCCCTTATAATGCTGGTAGGCGCTGCTGTGGGAGCACAGATTGGAACAGTGGCAACCAAATATATTAAAGGGTATGGAATTCGTATCGCCTTCGGGGTTGCCGTTATCGGTTGTTGTATTTCCATCATCATGAAACTCATTCCAAGGTATATAGCCGGGACTAAAGTAGCTATGGATATTACCTCAACCGTTCTCATCCTTGGGCTTGTGGGTGCCCTGTCTCTCTATATTTTTATCAAAATGTTACAGGGTGCAAGGGAAGAGATCGCCGTGAGGAAAGGGAAGACCTAG
- a CDS encoding DVU0150 family protein codes for MCKLWTKLTGVMVMASFVVSDIALAAGEKASPLVIVADTRRLTGWEAWFANLYNESHVYFTLLTVITIPVVGVILGLIADLVMSHIGIDLKSRELAEH; via the coding sequence ATGTGTAAGTTGTGGACAAAACTGACAGGTGTAATGGTCATGGCATCGTTCGTTGTATCGGATATTGCCTTGGCTGCTGGAGAAAAGGCTTCCCCCCTCGTCATTGTGGCTGATACCCGCAGATTGACGGGATGGGAAGCATGGTTTGCCAATCTCTATAATGAAAGTCATGTATATTTTACTCTGCTCACTGTGATAACCATCCCTGTTGTAGGTGTGATTCTTGGTCTTATCGCGGACCTGGTTATGAGCCATATAGGCATTGACCTGAAATCGAGGGAATTAGCTGAGCACTAA
- a CDS encoding universal stress protein, protein MKVLVATDGSENSMKAVRRALELAEKEEAEITLMSVAYFGKGDFDDMPPRIQEKLERQARNALERAKIIFEERGIKVQTILETGVVPANNIIGRAKDDGFDLILMGSTGITGLERVLMGSTAAKVVGHAPCSVSVIR, encoded by the coding sequence ATGAAAGTACTGGTAGCGACAGACGGTTCAGAAAATTCCATGAAGGCAGTCAGAAGGGCACTTGAACTGGCAGAAAAAGAAGAGGCAGAGATTACCCTGATGTCAGTTGCCTATTTTGGGAAGGGCGACTTTGATGACATGCCGCCCAGAATCCAGGAGAAACTGGAGAGACAGGCCAGGAATGCCCTCGAGAGGGCAAAGATTATTTTCGAAGAAAGGGGGATCAAGGTTCAGACCATTCTGGAGACAGGTGTTGTGCCGGCCAACAATATTATAGGGAGGGCGAAAGATGATGGATTTGACCTCATCCTTATGGGAAGTACAGGCATCACCGGTCTCGAAAGGGTTTTGATGGGGAGCACAGCGGCCAAGGTGGTGGGGCACGCCCCATGCAGTGTAAGTGTAATTCGATGA